A genome region from Micromonospora peucetia includes the following:
- a CDS encoding DedA family protein — protein sequence MHDLLTSLQGLPPLLIYVIAAMIVAGETAVIFGLLVPGEATLLLVGFLAYAGTLRLAPALAVMIVAAVIGDTLAYRSGRRHGPRLRAGRLGARVGHERWGRADAMLGRLGGRGVFTARWVAFARTLVPRLAGAAGMPYRRFAPWNLAGVVTWVGGSVLVGNLAGESYETVSRLLGRATGAVLVLVVALVAVVLAGRWLGRNPDPARALAARAAGLRPVRWLSGRYGVLFFLLAMYVGPAWTLLINLVAGLLLLFVAGLAIAWVLGAVVRHSGLAVLDGVIADWFADRRTPGAVDVTLAVVSALRGSSLIVLVAVVAAVLAWRNRPWRADLLSVVGTVGAFVPLVVLAVVVDLAGPTAGGPEGRDAALFPTQNAVVAASLCTLAWLLSRRARWPVAVAAWTAAAAGVVGIAGARLYLGLSTASGSVTAVLLGVAWTALFVVAWATRDKAVGDDRAEPGPVAVRADA from the coding sequence ATGCACGACCTGCTGACCTCGCTACAGGGCCTGCCGCCCCTGCTGATCTATGTGATCGCCGCGATGATCGTCGCGGGGGAGACCGCCGTGATCTTCGGTCTGCTGGTGCCGGGCGAGGCGACCCTGCTGCTGGTCGGTTTCCTAGCGTACGCGGGGACGCTGCGGCTCGCGCCGGCACTGGCAGTGATGATCGTTGCAGCAGTGATCGGCGACACACTGGCGTACCGGTCGGGCCGGCGGCACGGGCCCCGGCTGCGCGCCGGCCGACTGGGCGCCCGGGTGGGTCACGAACGGTGGGGCCGGGCCGACGCGATGCTGGGCCGGCTGGGCGGGCGCGGGGTGTTCACCGCCCGCTGGGTGGCCTTCGCCCGCACCCTGGTGCCTCGGCTGGCGGGGGCGGCCGGCATGCCGTACCGGCGGTTCGCGCCGTGGAACCTGGCCGGGGTGGTGACCTGGGTGGGCGGCTCGGTGCTCGTCGGCAACCTGGCCGGCGAGTCGTACGAGACGGTCTCCCGGCTGCTCGGGCGGGCCACCGGCGCGGTGCTGGTGCTGGTGGTCGCGTTGGTCGCCGTGGTGCTGGCGGGGCGGTGGTTGGGCCGTAACCCGGACCCGGCCAGGGCGCTGGCGGCCCGCGCCGCGGGGCTTCGGCCGGTGCGCTGGCTCAGCGGCCGGTACGGGGTGCTGTTCTTCCTGCTTGCCATGTACGTCGGGCCGGCGTGGACGCTGTTGATCAACCTGGTCGCCGGTCTGCTGCTGCTCTTCGTGGCCGGGCTCGCCATCGCCTGGGTGCTCGGGGCGGTGGTCCGGCACAGCGGGCTGGCGGTGCTCGACGGCGTGATCGCCGACTGGTTCGCCGACCGGCGTACGCCCGGGGCGGTCGACGTCACGCTCGCGGTGGTCTCGGCGCTGCGCGGGTCGTCCCTGATCGTGCTGGTGGCCGTCGTCGCGGCGGTGCTGGCCTGGCGGAACCGGCCCTGGCGGGCGGACCTGCTCAGCGTGGTCGGCACGGTCGGGGCGTTCGTGCCGCTGGTGGTCCTGGCCGTGGTGGTCGACCTGGCCGGGCCGACGGCCGGCGGGCCGGAGGGCCGGGACGCCGCCCTGTTCCCGACGCAGAACGCCGTGGTGGCGGCGAGCCTCTGCACCCTCGCCTGGCTGTTGTCCCGCAGGGCGCGCTGGCCGGTGGCGGTGGCCGCCTGGACCGCCGCGGCGGCCGGGGTGGTCGGCATCGCCGGCGCCCGCCTCTACCTGGGGCTGAGCACCGCCAGCGGCAGTGTCACGGCGGTGCTGCTCGGGGTGGCCTGGACGGCGTTGTTCGTGGTCGCCTGGGCCACCCGCGACAAGGCGGTGGGCGACGACCGGGCGGAGCCCGGCCCGGTGGCGGTCCGCGCCGACGCGTGA